One window from the genome of Streptomyces sp. WZ-12 encodes:
- a CDS encoding GNAT family N-acetyltransferase has product MDDVAVGPLDLAARVDDALAVQALAFGLTDDEIAVRRHIVLRHLGCRGARALGATTPAGRLVGFVYGMPNDRTHWWSTVVEPYLRCQGLDHWLDDSFVITELHVHPAYQSHGIGRSLITRITDAAAEPRSILSAIDTESPARGLYRSLGYHDIARRVLFPSAPTPYAVMGAPLPLKRP; this is encoded by the coding sequence ATGGATGACGTCGCGGTCGGCCCCCTGGATCTCGCTGCCCGCGTGGATGACGCGCTCGCCGTGCAAGCCCTCGCCTTCGGCCTCACCGACGACGAGATCGCCGTCCGCCGCCACATCGTGCTGCGCCACCTCGGCTGCCGCGGCGCCCGTGCCCTCGGCGCCACCACCCCCGCCGGCCGCCTCGTCGGATTCGTCTACGGGATGCCCAACGACCGCACCCACTGGTGGTCCACCGTCGTCGAGCCCTATCTGCGCTGCCAGGGCCTGGACCACTGGCTCGACGACTCCTTCGTCATCACCGAGCTGCACGTCCACCCCGCCTACCAGAGCCACGGCATCGGCCGCTCCCTGATCACCCGCATCACCGACGCCGCCGCCGAACCCCGCAGCATCCTCTCCGCGATCGACACCGAGAGCCCCGCCCGCGGTCTCTACCGCTCCCTCGGCTACCACGACATCGCCCGCCGCGTCCTCTTCCCCAGCGCCCCCACCCCCTACGCGGTCATGGGCGCCCCTCTCCCCCTGAAGCGCCCGTAA
- the ispG gene encoding flavodoxin-dependent (E)-4-hydroxy-3-methylbut-2-enyl-diphosphate synthase, protein MTAIALGMPDVPTKLADRRVSRKIQVGSVAVGGDAPVSVQSMTTTRTSDIGATLQQIAELTASGCQIVRVACPTQDDADALSVIAKKSQIPVIADIHFQPKYVFAAIDAGCAAVRVNPGNIKQFDDKVKEIAKAASDAGTPIRIGVNAGSLDRRLLQKYGKATPEALVESALWEASLFEEHGFRDIKISVKHNDPVVMVNAYRQLAAQSDYPLHLGVTEAGPAFQGTIKSAVAFGALLSEGIGDTIRVSLSAPPVEEVKVGIQILESLNLRPRRLEIVSCPSCGRAQVDVYKLADEVTAGLEGMEVPLRVAVMGCVVNGPGEAREADLGVASGNGKGQIFVKGEVIKTVPESKIVETLIEEAMKIAAQMEADGITSGEPVVTAAG, encoded by the coding sequence ATGACTGCCATCGCACTGGGAATGCCGGACGTACCGACCAAGCTGGCCGACCGCCGCGTCAGCCGCAAGATCCAGGTCGGTTCGGTCGCCGTGGGCGGAGACGCACCGGTCTCGGTGCAGTCGATGACGACGACCCGGACCTCCGACATCGGCGCCACGCTCCAGCAGATCGCCGAACTGACCGCTTCCGGCTGCCAGATCGTCCGGGTCGCCTGCCCCACCCAGGACGACGCCGACGCGCTGTCCGTGATCGCCAAGAAGTCGCAGATCCCGGTCATCGCCGACATCCACTTCCAGCCGAAGTACGTCTTCGCCGCCATCGACGCCGGCTGCGCCGCGGTCCGGGTCAACCCGGGCAACATCAAGCAGTTCGACGACAAGGTCAAGGAGATCGCCAAGGCGGCCTCCGACGCCGGCACCCCGATCCGGATCGGCGTCAACGCCGGCTCCCTCGACCGGCGCCTGCTCCAGAAGTACGGCAAGGCCACCCCCGAGGCGCTCGTCGAGTCCGCCCTGTGGGAGGCGTCCCTCTTCGAGGAGCACGGCTTCCGCGACATCAAGATCTCGGTCAAGCACAACGACCCGGTCGTGATGGTCAACGCCTACCGCCAGCTCGCCGCCCAGAGCGACTACCCGCTCCACCTCGGCGTCACCGAGGCCGGCCCGGCCTTCCAGGGCACCATCAAGTCCGCGGTCGCCTTCGGCGCGCTGCTCAGCGAGGGCATCGGCGACACCATCCGGGTCTCGCTCTCCGCCCCGCCGGTGGAGGAGGTCAAGGTCGGCATCCAGATCCTGGAGTCGCTCAACCTCCGCCCGCGCCGCCTGGAGATCGTCTCCTGCCCGTCCTGCGGCCGCGCCCAGGTCGACGTCTACAAGCTGGCCGACGAGGTCACCGCGGGCCTGGAGGGCATGGAGGTCCCGCTCCGCGTCGCCGTCATGGGCTGCGTCGTCAACGGCCCCGGCGAGGCCCGCGAGGCCGACCTCGGCGTCGCCTCCGGCAACGGCAAGGGCCAGATCTTCGTCAAGGGCGAGGTCATCAAGACCGTCCCCGAGTCCAAGATCGTCGAGACCCTCATCGAAGAGGCCATGAAGATCGCCGCGCAGATGGAGGCCGACGGCATCACCTCCGGCGAGCCGGTCGTCACCGCCGCGGGCTGA
- a CDS encoding aminoglycoside phosphotransferase family protein: MATAPIEPPQRLRSALGGDQEGPVGAWLAALPALVQERLEAWRLTLERVHAPGGRSSLVALVRQEDGTPAALKFPVPGSAAAQEAAALRVWDGWGAVRLLRADEASGALLLERLQGSVSLRSLPEAKALLEAAGTVRRLWVAPPPGHPFATVAERTAQDAERLPAAAAATDAGPLVDEALELGRSLPGGAAEKYLLHGAFRQGKVLAGERAPWLTVGPSPLVGERAYDLARLVLDRFEDLLAGSGAAAVARRRVAKLADSLEVDRERLRDWTLYRAVRAGVRESVTGDRRRGESLLEFAAYL, encoded by the coding sequence ATGGCAACGGCACCCATCGAACCCCCGCAGAGGCTGCGGAGTGCGCTCGGCGGCGATCAGGAGGGTCCCGTAGGGGCCTGGCTGGCGGCGCTCCCGGCGCTGGTTCAGGAGCGGCTGGAGGCATGGCGGCTGACCTTGGAGCGGGTGCACGCACCGGGCGGCCGCAGCAGCCTGGTGGCGTTGGTGCGGCAGGAGGACGGGACCCCGGCGGCGTTGAAGTTCCCGGTGCCGGGCTCGGCCGCCGCGCAGGAGGCGGCGGCGTTGCGGGTGTGGGACGGCTGGGGCGCGGTACGACTGCTGCGGGCCGACGAGGCGAGCGGTGCGCTGCTGCTGGAGCGGTTGCAGGGGTCGGTGTCGCTGCGGTCACTGCCGGAGGCCAAGGCGCTGCTGGAGGCGGCCGGCACGGTGCGCCGACTGTGGGTGGCACCGCCGCCGGGGCATCCGTTCGCGACGGTGGCGGAGCGGACCGCGCAGGACGCCGAGCGACTGCCGGCGGCCGCGGCGGCGACCGACGCCGGCCCGTTGGTGGACGAGGCGCTGGAGTTGGGCCGGTCGCTGCCGGGCGGGGCCGCGGAGAAGTACCTCCTGCACGGCGCGTTCCGGCAGGGGAAGGTGCTGGCCGGGGAGCGGGCGCCGTGGCTGACGGTGGGCCCGTCGCCGCTGGTCGGCGAGCGGGCGTACGACCTGGCGCGGCTGGTGCTGGACCGCTTCGAGGACCTGCTGGCCGGTTCGGGGGCGGCCGCGGTGGCGCGGCGGCGGGTGGCGAAGCTGGCCGACTCGCTGGAGGTGGACCGGGAGCGGCTGCGCGACTGGACCCTGTACCGGGCGGTGCGCGCGGGCGTCCGGGAGTCGGTGACGGGCGACCGTCGGCGCGGCGAGTCGCTGCTGGAGTTCGCGGCGTACCTGTAG
- a CDS encoding proline--tRNA ligase → MANAAQVQRMSRLMIKTLRDDPADAEVLSHKLLVRAGYVRRTAAGVWSWLPLGKKVLANVERIVREEMDAIGGQEVLLPALLPKEPYEATGRWEEYGAELFRLKDRRGGDYLLGPTHEEIFTQLVKDQCTSYKDLPVILYQIQTKYRDEARPRAGILRGREFQMKDSYSFDAADEGLDEAYALHRAAYQRIFERLGLDYRICSAIAGAMGGSKSEEFLAPAAAGEDTFADCPKCDYAANTEAINYVLKPVDAADAPALEEVPTPDTPTIETLAAHLGVPASATLKNLLVKVDGEIVAVGVPGDREVDMDKVEAHFAPAAVELVTAEDFVGRADLVRGYVGPQGLEKVKYLADPRVAPGTSWITGANKEGVHAKHVVAGRDFEVEEYVDVVVVQEGDPCPKCGTGLKLDRAIEIGHIFQLGRKYADAFQLDVLGQNGKPVRVTMGSYGIGVSRAVAALAEQHADEQGLCWPREVAPADVHVVAAGKAKQTELALEIGEQLGAAGLRVLVDDRPGVSPGVKFTDAELIGVPTIVVAGRRAGEGIVEVKDRRTGEREELTVAEAVARLSA, encoded by the coding sequence ATGGCCAACGCCGCACAGGTCCAGCGCATGTCCCGCTTGATGATCAAGACACTGCGCGACGACCCGGCCGACGCCGAGGTGCTCAGCCACAAGCTCCTGGTGCGCGCCGGCTATGTGCGCCGCACCGCCGCCGGTGTCTGGTCCTGGCTGCCGCTCGGCAAGAAGGTCCTCGCCAACGTCGAGCGGATCGTGCGCGAGGAGATGGACGCCATCGGCGGCCAGGAGGTCCTGCTGCCGGCCCTGCTGCCCAAGGAGCCCTACGAGGCCACCGGCCGCTGGGAGGAGTACGGCGCCGAACTGTTCCGCCTGAAGGACCGCCGGGGCGGTGACTACCTCCTCGGCCCCACCCACGAGGAGATCTTCACGCAGCTGGTGAAGGACCAGTGCACGTCCTACAAGGACCTGCCGGTGATCCTCTACCAGATCCAGACCAAGTACCGCGACGAGGCCCGCCCGCGCGCCGGCATCCTGCGCGGCCGCGAGTTCCAGATGAAGGACTCCTACTCCTTCGACGCCGCCGACGAGGGCCTGGACGAGGCGTACGCCCTGCACCGCGCCGCCTACCAGCGGATCTTCGAGCGCCTCGGCCTGGACTACCGCATCTGCTCCGCCATCGCCGGCGCCATGGGCGGCTCCAAGTCCGAGGAGTTCCTGGCCCCCGCCGCGGCCGGCGAGGACACCTTCGCCGACTGCCCGAAGTGCGACTACGCCGCCAACACCGAGGCGATCAACTACGTCCTGAAGCCGGTGGACGCGGCCGACGCGCCCGCGCTGGAGGAGGTCCCGACCCCGGACACCCCCACCATCGAGACGCTCGCCGCGCACCTCGGCGTGCCGGCCTCCGCCACCCTGAAGAACCTCCTGGTGAAGGTCGACGGCGAGATCGTGGCGGTGGGCGTCCCCGGCGACCGCGAGGTCGACATGGACAAGGTCGAGGCGCACTTCGCGCCGGCCGCCGTCGAGTTGGTGACCGCCGAGGACTTCGTGGGCCGCGCGGACCTGGTCCGCGGCTACGTCGGCCCGCAGGGCCTGGAGAAGGTGAAGTACCTCGCCGACCCGCGCGTGGCCCCCGGCACCTCCTGGATCACCGGCGCCAACAAGGAGGGCGTGCACGCCAAGCACGTCGTCGCCGGCCGTGACTTCGAGGTCGAGGAGTACGTCGACGTCGTCGTGGTGCAGGAGGGCGACCCCTGCCCGAAGTGCGGCACCGGCCTCAAGCTGGACCGTGCCATCGAGATCGGCCACATCTTCCAGCTCGGCCGCAAGTACGCCGATGCCTTCCAGCTCGACGTGCTCGGCCAGAACGGCAAGCCGGTCCGGGTGACCATGGGCTCGTACGGCATCGGCGTCTCCCGCGCCGTCGCCGCGCTCGCCGAGCAGCACGCCGACGAGCAGGGCCTGTGCTGGCCGCGCGAGGTGGCCCCCGCCGACGTCCACGTCGTCGCCGCCGGCAAGGCCAAGCAGACCGAACTCGCCCTGGAGATCGGCGAGCAGCTCGGCGCCGCCGGGCTGCGGGTGCTGGTCGACGACCGTCCCGGCGTCTCGCCCGGCGTGAAGTTCACCGACGCCGAGCTGATCGGCGTGCCGACCATCGTCGTCGCCGGCCGCCGCGCCGGCGAGGGCATCGTCGAGGTCAAGGACCGTCGCACCGGCGAGCGTGAGGAGCTGACGGTCGCCGAGGCCGTCGCCCGCCTCAGCGCATAA
- the nusA gene encoding transcription termination factor NusA has translation MDIDMSALRGLVREKEISFDLLVEAIESALLIAYHRTEGSRRRARVELNRNTGHVTVWAKEDPEDLEEGAEPREFDDTPSGFGRIAATTAKQVILQRLRDAEEEITFGEYAGREGDVVTGVVQQGKDPKNVLVDIGRLEAILPVQEQVPGEEYTHGTRLRSYVVRVVKGVRGPSVTLSRTHPNLVKKLFAMEVPEIADGSVEIAAIAREAGHRTKIAVRSTRSGLNAKGACIGPMGGRVRAVMAELNGEKIDIVDWSDDPAELVANALSPARVSKVEVVDLNARSARVTVPDYQLSLAIGKEGQNARLAARLTGWRIDIRPDTEHTAAEQG, from the coding sequence GTGGACATCGACATGAGTGCCCTGCGGGGTCTGGTGCGGGAGAAGGAGATCTCGTTCGACCTGCTGGTCGAGGCGATCGAGTCGGCCCTCCTCATTGCGTACCACCGCACCGAGGGCAGCCGCCGCCGGGCGCGGGTGGAGCTGAACCGCAACACCGGGCACGTGACGGTGTGGGCGAAGGAGGACCCGGAAGACCTGGAGGAGGGTGCCGAGCCGCGCGAGTTCGACGACACCCCGTCCGGCTTCGGGCGGATCGCGGCGACCACCGCCAAGCAGGTCATCCTGCAGCGGCTGCGGGACGCCGAGGAGGAGATCACGTTCGGCGAGTACGCCGGGCGTGAGGGCGATGTCGTCACCGGTGTCGTCCAGCAGGGCAAGGACCCCAAGAACGTCCTGGTCGACATCGGCCGGCTGGAGGCCATCCTGCCGGTGCAGGAGCAGGTCCCGGGCGAGGAGTACACGCACGGCACGCGGCTGCGGTCGTACGTGGTCCGCGTCGTCAAGGGCGTCCGCGGTCCCTCGGTCACCCTGTCGCGCACCCACCCCAACCTGGTGAAGAAGCTGTTCGCCATGGAGGTGCCGGAGATCGCGGACGGGTCCGTGGAGATCGCCGCCATCGCGCGGGAGGCCGGGCACCGGACGAAGATCGCGGTGCGGTCGACGCGCTCCGGGCTGAACGCCAAGGGCGCTTGCATCGGCCCGATGGGCGGCCGGGTGCGGGCCGTGATGGCCGAGCTCAACGGCGAGAAGATCGACATCGTGGACTGGTCCGACGACCCGGCCGAGCTGGTGGCGAACGCGCTGTCGCCGGCCCGGGTCAGCAAGGTCGAGGTGGTGGACCTCAACGCGCGCTCGGCGCGGGTGACGGTTCCCGACTACCAGTTGTCGCTGGCCATCGGCAAGGAAGGCCAGAACGCCCGGCTCGCGGCCCGGCTCACCGGCTGGCGGATCGACATCCGTCCGGACACCGAGCACACGGCGGCGGAGCAGGGCTGA
- the dxr gene encoding 1-deoxy-D-xylulose-5-phosphate reductoisomerase: MTDTLAHPHLRFEPAAGDSGGPREIVILGSTGSIGTQAIDIVLRNPGRFKVTALAAAGGRVDLLAEQAHRLRVGTVAVSREETVPALREALAARYGAGEPLPEILAGPDAATELAASDCHTVLNGITGSIGLAPTLAALKAGRVLALANKESLIVGGPLVKAVARPGQIIPVDSEHSALFQALAGGTRAEVRKLVVTASGGPFRGRTRRELAGVTPEQALAHPTWSMGPVVTINSATLVNKGLEVIEAHLLFDVPFDRIEVVVHPQSYVHSMVEFTDGSTLAQASPPDMRMPIALGIGWPERVADAAPGIDWTTAQNWEFFPLDAEAFPSVPLACRVGELGGTAPAVFNAANEECVEAFLTGGLPFTGIVDTVAAVVDEGLASGVVTKQTQDGDGTSLTVADVLQAEKWARARARELAAAAARTPSEARA; this comes from the coding sequence ATGACGGACACCCTCGCCCACCCGCACCTGCGCTTCGAGCCGGCCGCCGGCGACTCCGGAGGCCCGCGGGAGATCGTGATCCTCGGCTCGACCGGTTCGATCGGCACCCAGGCCATCGACATCGTGTTGCGCAACCCCGGCCGGTTCAAGGTCACCGCGCTCGCCGCGGCCGGCGGCCGGGTCGACCTGCTCGCCGAGCAGGCCCACCGGCTGCGGGTCGGCACCGTCGCGGTCTCGCGCGAGGAGACGGTCCCGGCACTGCGCGAGGCCCTGGCCGCCCGCTACGGCGCCGGCGAGCCGCTGCCGGAGATCCTGGCCGGCCCCGACGCCGCCACCGAACTCGCCGCCTCCGACTGCCACACCGTCCTCAACGGCATCACCGGCTCCATCGGCCTCGCCCCCACCCTCGCCGCCCTCAAGGCCGGCCGGGTGCTGGCCCTCGCCAACAAGGAATCGCTGATCGTCGGCGGCCCCCTGGTCAAGGCCGTCGCCCGGCCCGGCCAGATCATCCCCGTCGACTCCGAGCACTCCGCGCTCTTCCAGGCCCTGGCCGGCGGCACCCGCGCCGAGGTCCGCAAGCTGGTGGTCACCGCCTCCGGCGGCCCGTTCCGCGGCCGCACCCGCCGCGAACTGGCCGGCGTCACCCCCGAACAGGCCCTGGCCCACCCCACCTGGTCCATGGGCCCGGTCGTCACCATCAACTCCGCGACCCTGGTCAACAAGGGTCTGGAGGTCATCGAGGCGCACCTGCTCTTCGACGTCCCCTTCGACCGCATCGAGGTCGTCGTCCACCCGCAGTCCTACGTCCACTCGATGGTGGAGTTCACCGACGGCTCCACCCTCGCCCAGGCCAGCCCGCCCGACATGCGGATGCCGATCGCGCTCGGCATCGGATGGCCCGAGCGGGTCGCCGACGCCGCCCCCGGCATCGACTGGACGACCGCACAGAACTGGGAGTTCTTCCCGCTCGACGCGGAGGCCTTCCCGTCCGTCCCGCTGGCCTGCCGGGTCGGCGAACTGGGCGGCACCGCCCCCGCCGTCTTCAACGCCGCCAACGAGGAGTGCGTTGAGGCGTTCCTCACCGGCGGGCTGCCGTTCACAGGGATTGTGGATACCGTCGCGGCAGTGGTCGACGAAGGGCTGGCATCCGGAGTGGTGACGAAGCAGACCCAGGACGGCGACGGAACCTCCCTGACCGTTGCGGACGTCCTGCAGGCCGAGAAATGGGCGCGCGCCCGCGCCCGCGAACTGGCCGCCGCGGCGGCACGCACCCCCTCGGAGGCTCGCGCATGA
- a CDS encoding GNAT family N-acetyltransferase → MLTTTTVKVLEPGELDEALTVLDREPVANAFVAARVQVAGLDPWRLGGEMWGWYVGGRLESLCYAGANLVPVCATPEAIRGFAERARRQGRRCSSIVGPAGPTAELWSLLEPHWGPAREIRAHQPLMVTRGPSAAVAPDPRVRRIRKDELDLIMPACVAMFTEEVGISPLAGDGGLLYQARVAELVGAGRSFARIEDGKVVFKAEIGAATPHACQIQGVWVDPAHRGKGLSETGMAAVLRYALSDVAPVVSLYVNDYNAAARAAYRRVGFEEVGAFMSVLF, encoded by the coding sequence GTGCTGACGACCACCACCGTCAAGGTCCTCGAACCGGGAGAGCTCGATGAGGCCCTCACGGTCCTGGACCGTGAACCGGTCGCCAACGCCTTCGTCGCCGCCCGGGTCCAGGTCGCCGGCCTCGATCCCTGGCGGCTCGGTGGGGAGATGTGGGGCTGGTACGTCGGCGGCCGACTGGAGTCCCTCTGCTACGCCGGCGCCAACCTCGTCCCGGTCTGCGCCACCCCCGAGGCCATCCGCGGCTTCGCCGAACGCGCCCGCCGCCAGGGCCGCCGCTGCTCCTCCATCGTCGGCCCCGCCGGTCCCACCGCCGAACTCTGGTCGCTGTTGGAACCCCACTGGGGCCCGGCCCGTGAGATCCGCGCCCACCAGCCGCTGATGGTCACCCGCGGCCCGTCCGCCGCGGTCGCCCCCGACCCCCGCGTCCGACGGATCCGCAAGGACGAGCTCGACCTGATCATGCCGGCCTGCGTGGCGATGTTCACCGAGGAGGTCGGCATCTCGCCGCTCGCCGGCGACGGCGGACTGCTCTACCAGGCCCGGGTCGCCGAACTCGTCGGCGCCGGCCGCTCGTTCGCCCGCATCGAGGACGGCAAGGTCGTCTTCAAGGCCGAGATCGGCGCCGCCACCCCGCACGCCTGCCAGATCCAGGGCGTCTGGGTCGATCCCGCACACCGCGGCAAGGGCCTGTCCGAGACGGGCATGGCCGCCGTGCTCCGCTACGCCCTCAGCGACGTCGCCCCCGTGGTCAGCCTCTACGTCAACGACTACAACGCCGCCGCCCGCGCCGCCTACCGACGGGTCGGCTTCGAGGAGGTCGGCGCATTCATGAGCGTACTTTTCTGA
- the rimP gene encoding ribosome maturation factor RimP produces the protein MSTTQSERLRGLLEPLVAARDLDLEEIEVTPAGKSRVLRIVVDSDEGVQLDECAELSREASQVLDDTDAMGGAPYTLEVSSPGADRPLTEPRHYRRAVGRLIKVRLHDGGDLVARIIAMDDTGLDLEMPGVKGRKPTGRRVAFEEIAKARIELEFNPKSARPAKDEAPQDEKNTQQDEKIDENKEEA, from the coding sequence ATGAGCACCACCCAGAGCGAGAGGCTGCGCGGACTGCTTGAACCGCTCGTCGCCGCGCGAGACCTGGATCTGGAAGAGATCGAGGTGACACCGGCCGGCAAGAGCCGGGTGCTGAGGATCGTGGTCGATTCCGATGAGGGCGTCCAGTTGGACGAGTGCGCCGAGCTGAGCCGCGAGGCGTCGCAGGTCCTGGACGACACCGACGCCATGGGCGGCGCCCCGTACACCCTTGAGGTGTCCTCGCCGGGCGCCGACCGGCCGCTGACCGAGCCGCGGCACTACCGCCGCGCCGTCGGCCGACTGATCAAGGTCCGTCTCCACGACGGCGGCGACCTGGTGGCACGGATCATCGCCATGGACGACACCGGCCTGGATCTTGAGATGCCGGGCGTCAAGGGGCGGAAGCCGACCGGGCGCCGGGTCGCGTTCGAGGAGATCGCCAAGGCGCGGATCGAGTTGGAGTTCAACCCCAAGTCCGCGCGACCTGCCAAGGACGAAGCGCCGCAGGACGAGAAGAACACGCAGCAGGACGAGAAGATCGACGAGAACAAGGAGGAGGCGTAG
- a CDS encoding M50 family metallopeptidase — translation MTTWMTILGIVVFVAGLLFSIAWHELGHLSTAKMFGIRVPQYMVGFGPTIFSRKKGDTEYGIKAVPLGGYIRMIGMFPPGDDGKLQARSTSPFRGMIEDAREAAFEELQPGDEHRLFYTRKPWKRVIVMFAGPFMNLVLAVVIFMSVLMGFGINTQTTQVGSVSDCVIAASAQTDKCPSGAKDSPAKAAGLRAGDKILTFNGHAIPDWDTLQDQIRRTTGPATLVVERHGTKVTLRADLIENKVAKTDGHGGYVPGEFVTAGFLGFTPASGIVPQTFSQSVDRMGSMVGQGVESLVRLPGKVPDLWNAAFNGAERKQDSPMGVVGAARVGGEVFSLHIPPEQRVATMLLLVAGFNLSLFLFNMLPLLPLDGGHIAGALWESLRRAFAKVVRRPDPGPFDVAKLMPVAYVVAGIFVCFTLLVLVADVVNPVKLT, via the coding sequence ATGACGACCTGGATGACCATCCTCGGCATAGTCGTCTTCGTCGCCGGCCTGCTGTTCTCCATCGCCTGGCACGAGCTCGGCCACCTCAGCACGGCCAAGATGTTCGGCATCCGCGTGCCGCAGTACATGGTGGGCTTCGGGCCGACGATCTTCTCCCGGAAGAAGGGCGACACCGAGTACGGCATCAAGGCGGTCCCGCTGGGCGGCTACATCCGCATGATCGGGATGTTCCCGCCCGGCGACGACGGGAAGCTGCAGGCCCGGTCCACCTCCCCGTTCCGCGGCATGATCGAGGACGCCCGCGAGGCGGCCTTCGAGGAACTCCAACCCGGCGACGAGCACCGGCTGTTCTACACCCGCAAGCCCTGGAAGCGCGTCATCGTGATGTTCGCCGGGCCGTTCATGAACCTGGTCCTGGCCGTGGTGATCTTCATGAGCGTGCTGATGGGCTTCGGCATCAACACCCAGACCACCCAGGTCGGTTCGGTCTCCGACTGCGTCATCGCGGCCTCCGCGCAGACCGACAAGTGCCCGTCCGGCGCCAAGGACTCCCCGGCCAAGGCGGCCGGCCTCCGCGCCGGCGACAAGATCCTCACGTTCAACGGCCACGCCATCCCCGACTGGGACACCCTCCAGGACCAGATCCGCCGGACCACCGGCCCGGCGACCCTGGTCGTCGAGCGGCACGGCACCAAGGTGACGCTGCGCGCGGACCTCATCGAGAACAAGGTCGCCAAGACCGACGGCCACGGCGGCTACGTCCCCGGCGAGTTCGTCACCGCCGGCTTCCTCGGCTTCACCCCGGCCAGCGGCATCGTCCCGCAGACCTTCTCGCAGTCCGTCGACCGCATGGGCAGCATGGTCGGCCAGGGCGTGGAATCCCTGGTCCGCCTCCCCGGCAAGGTTCCCGACCTGTGGAACGCCGCCTTCAACGGCGCCGAACGCAAGCAGGACTCCCCGATGGGCGTGGTCGGCGCGGCCCGGGTCGGCGGCGAGGTCTTCTCGCTGCACATCCCGCCGGAGCAGCGGGTGGCGACCATGCTCCTGCTGGTCGCCGGCTTCAACCTCTCGCTGTTCCTCTTCAACATGCTGCCGCTGCTGCCGCTGGACGGCGGCCACATCGCCGGCGCCCTGTGGGAGTCGCTCCGCCGCGCCTTCGCCAAGGTCGTCCGGCGCCCCGACCCCGGCCCCTTCGACGTCGCCAAGCTGATGCCGGTCGCCTACGTCGTCGCCGGGATCTTCGTCTGCTTCACCCTGCTGGTGCTGGTCGCCGACGTGGTGAACCCGGTGAAGCTCACATAG
- a CDS encoding ferritin-like domain-containing protein, whose amino-acid sequence MATTTSNDAPREELGATQAALAAEHAAVYGYGVVGGRIGTDRRPEAQSAYDAHRARRDALSRTVRDLGGAPQAAAAAYELPFPVPDAAAAARLAAELEDRVAAVYADLVRAAGGPHRKDAAAALREAAVRAVRWRGSGVAFPGLVERAAAPAPSGAASAPADAL is encoded by the coding sequence ATGGCGACGACCACGAGCAACGACGCGCCACGCGAGGAACTGGGCGCGACCCAGGCCGCGTTGGCGGCCGAACACGCCGCCGTCTACGGCTACGGCGTGGTCGGCGGCCGGATCGGAACCGACCGCCGCCCCGAGGCGCAGAGCGCGTACGACGCGCACCGCGCCCGCCGCGACGCCCTGAGCCGCACCGTACGGGACCTCGGCGGAGCCCCCCAAGCGGCGGCCGCCGCCTACGAGTTGCCGTTCCCGGTGCCGGACGCGGCCGCCGCCGCGCGCCTGGCGGCGGAGCTGGAGGACCGGGTGGCGGCCGTCTACGCGGACCTGGTGCGGGCCGCCGGCGGCCCGCACCGCAAGGACGCCGCGGCCGCGCTCCGCGAGGCGGCGGTGCGCGCGGTGAGGTGGCGCGGCAGCGGCGTAGCCTTCCCTGGGCTCGTGGAACGGGCCGCGGCACCCGCCCCGTCGGGCGCCGCGAGCGCCCCCGCCGACGCGCTGTAG